One part of the Thermoanaerobacterium sp. CMT5567-10 genome encodes these proteins:
- a CDS encoding L,D-transpeptidase family protein, translating into MSIPRDYTIYANFYTNRDYKGNLTLRDSNGFIVFGPVECLGRGTSDANNNYDHANWMLIDADTPTGTYYTSIGSILSPLSSYGPNPIIELDPVGGNALLAANNGRSGFLIHGGDPDTNANDIWYPLRPTYGCIRLSNNNQQALIAKIKSISIEGLGILYVNNSL; encoded by the coding sequence ATGTCAATTCCAAGAGATTATACAATATATGCTAATTTTTATACAAACAGAGACTATAAAGGCAATTTGACTTTGAGAGATTCTAATGGGTTTATAGTTTTTGGTCCTGTAGAATGTTTAGGTAGAGGCACAAGTGATGCAAACAATAATTATGATCATGCAAATTGGATGCTAATTGATGCAGATACACCTACAGGAACATACTATACATCAATTGGATCAATACTTTCCCCATTAAGCTCTTATGGACCTAATCCTATAATAGAGTTAGATCCAGTTGGTGGTAATGCTCTGTTAGCTGCTAATAATGGTAGAAGTGGTTTTCTTATTCATGGTGGAGATCCAGATACAAATGCAAATGATATATGGTATCCTTTGAGGCCAACATATGGATGTATAAGACTATCAAATAATAATCAACAAGCATTAATTGCAAAAATAAAAAGTATATCTATAGAAGGATTAGGTATTTTATACGTAAATAATAGTCTATAA
- a CDS encoding sigma-70 family RNA polymerase sigma factor, with amino-acid sequence MINFDDNKIIAYIAEGMKNEYIRLSKKNVKIKENEFLILDDKEIIVDNFEYENIENKIFVQEVLNKLTPLQKMIILETIIYGKKEIDIAAKLNISQQAVSKTKKKALEKMRKFLEKNIENWLLNSI; translated from the coding sequence ATGATAAATTTTGATGATAATAAAATTATAGCTTATATAGCTGAAGGCATGAAAAATGAATATATAAGACTCTCAAAAAAGAATGTAAAAATAAAAGAAAATGAATTTCTTATTCTTGATGATAAAGAAATTATAGTTGATAATTTTGAATATGAAAATATAGAGAATAAAATCTTTGTACAAGAGGTTTTGAATAAGCTTACACCACTACAAAAAATGATAATACTGGAGACAATCATATATGGAAAAAAAGAAATAGATATAGCAGCCAAATTGAATATATCACAGCAAGCGGTAAGCAAGACGAAAAAGAAAGCTTTAGAAAAAATGAGAAAATTTCTAGAAAAAAATATTGAAAATTGGTTGTTAAATTCAATATAA
- a CDS encoding VPS10 domain-containing protein, producing the protein MKRFFIALLVLTIFLSGCGSKTSNVIKNNNAKQTYDFQYIKMTTQYNGWALGGNKIYITSDKGKTWIDVSPANKNNIFSWYFLNENYSWVLYSDGTLYETRNKGKSWVGSKVPFTMGKLFFLQNKDGLRGWMLKEYGPASGDNPVDVYKLINSKWVLISKREISNNSLKDDNSISFEGEKASFIFLPDAKTGIITVEYRIPGKYGLYLSSDSGYTWNKKNIPLLSKFKDDSILFYSPKFFDYEKETIVILPVCIYDINHNDYRIIFMDSSDNGSTWKEVSSFSTKEKPIEINLVDKNNWNVLINNVLFITNDNGKTWNKVNIPKNTVQIQFVDSKNGWALVKSQLGTNLYYSKNGGLSWENLF; encoded by the coding sequence ATGAAAAGATTTTTTATCGCTTTGTTGGTTTTAACAATATTCTTAAGTGGGTGTGGAAGTAAAACAAGTAATGTTATAAAGAATAATAATGCTAAGCAAACATATGATTTTCAGTATATTAAAATGACGACACAATACAACGGTTGGGCTTTAGGGGGAAATAAAATTTATATTACTAGCGATAAAGGTAAGACATGGATTGATGTATCACCTGCCAATAAAAATAACATTTTTTCATGGTACTTTTTAAACGAAAATTATTCTTGGGTGCTATATTCAGATGGAACTTTATATGAGACTAGAAATAAAGGTAAAAGTTGGGTTGGTTCGAAAGTTCCTTTTACAATGGGTAAATTATTTTTTCTTCAAAATAAAGATGGATTAAGAGGTTGGATGTTAAAAGAATATGGACCGGCATCTGGAGACAATCCTGTTGATGTGTATAAATTAATAAATAGCAAATGGGTTCTAATAAGCAAAAGGGAAATTTCAAATAATTCGTTAAAAGATGATAATTCAATTTCATTTGAAGGAGAAAAGGCATCTTTCATTTTTTTACCTGATGCTAAGACTGGCATTATCACAGTAGAATATCGTATACCGGGAAAATATGGATTGTACTTAAGCAGTGATAGTGGCTATACATGGAATAAAAAAAACATACCATTACTTTCAAAATTCAAAGATGATAGCATTTTATTTTATTCTCCTAAATTTTTTGATTATGAAAAAGAAACTATCGTAATTTTACCAGTTTGTATTTACGATATTAATCATAACGACTACCGAATAATTTTTATGGACAGTAGTGATAATGGTTCAACATGGAAAGAAGTATCGTCATTTTCAACGAAAGAAAAACCGATTGAGATAAATTTAGTAGATAAAAATAATTGGAATGTTTTAATAAACAATGTATTGTTTATCACAAATGACAACGGTAAAACGTGGAATAAAGTTAACATCCCTAAGAATACAGTACAAATACAATTTGTAGATTCTAAAAATGGGTGGGCTTTAGTTAAATCACAATTGGGTACAAATTTATATTACAGTAAAAATGGTGGACTTTCATGGGAAAATCTTTTTTAA
- a CDS encoding DUF1906 domain-containing protein, giving the protein MGNGIHTATNVSNVLTCLKNQGKTFIGRYFAVTNTWKALTANEVQKISSAGLYIVSIWEDGPANSPSYFTYNQGKLDGDNAFNYAADLEQSADTPIYFAVDFDATTTQKQSILDYFKGINDGYLQYIYERQKAGEQVVHYKIGVYGSYDVLTWCKDQGIATYFFQAYAPGWSGGRNTNPWSGYHLRQTASNQTLCSINVDLDISNDAAGGWKL; this is encoded by the coding sequence ATGGGTAATGGAATTCATACAGCAACAAATGTATCAAACGTTTTAACATGTTTAAAAAATCAAGGTAAGACCTTTATAGGACGTTACTTTGCAGTTACAAATACATGGAAAGCTTTAACAGCAAATGAAGTACAAAAAATCTCTTCGGCAGGGTTATATATCGTATCTATATGGGAGGATGGTCCTGCCAATAGTCCTAGTTATTTTACGTATAATCAGGGAAAATTAGATGGAGATAATGCATTCAATTATGCCGCTGATTTAGAGCAAAGTGCTGATACTCCTATATACTTTGCAGTTGATTTTGATGCTACTACGACCCAAAAGCAAAGTATTTTGGATTATTTTAAAGGAATTAATGATGGATACCTTCAGTATATTTACGAACGCCAAAAGGCTGGCGAACAAGTTGTACATTATAAAATTGGTGTTTATGGAAGTTATGATGTACTAACATGGTGCAAAGATCAAGGAATTGCAACTTACTTTTTCCAAGCATATGCGCCAGGTTGGAGTGGTGGCAGAAATACAAATCCATGGTCCGGATATCATTTAAGGCAGACAGCTTCAAATCAAACACTTTGTTCAATAAATGTAGATCTAGACATATCAAATGATGCAGCTGGAGGATGGAAATTATAA